A window of Macrotis lagotis isolate mMagLag1 chromosome X, bilby.v1.9.chrom.fasta, whole genome shotgun sequence contains these coding sequences:
- the UNG gene encoding uracil-DNA glycosylase, which produces MIGQKTLHSFFSPRPPKKRRSCPETPEDAGPEAGLEESEDAAVRRAGDGPGAPSPPLSPEQLQRIQKNKAAALQRLASRNAPPGLGESWRQPLAEEFRKPYFLQLMGFVAEERKRHTVYPPPEQVFAWTQLCEIRDVKVVILGQDPYHGPNQAHGLCFSVQRPVPPPPSLENIYKELSTDIEDFVHPGHGDLSGWARQGVLLLNAVLTVRAHQANSHKERGWEQFTDAVVSWLNKNSSGLVFMLWGAYAQKKGIAIDRKRHHVLQTAHPSPLSVHRGFIGCRHFSKTNELLKKSGKTPIDWKAL; this is translated from the exons ATGATCGGGCAGAAGACCCTCCACTCCTTCTTCTCCCCGAGACCCCCCAAGAAGCGGCGCTCCTGCCCCGAGACCCCGGAGGACGCCGGCCCGGAGGCGGGGCTGGAGGAGAGCGAGGATGCCGCG GTCCGCCGGGCCGGAGACGGCCCCGGGGCCCCCTCGCCGCCCCTGAGCCCCGAGCAGCTGCAGCGCATCCAGAAGAACAAGGCGGCGGCCCTGCAGCGCCTGGCCTCCCGCAACGCGCCCCCGGGCCTGGGCGAGAGCTGGCGGCAGCCGCTGGCCGAGGAGTTCCGCAAGCCCTACTTCCTCCAG CTCATGGGCTTTGTAGCCGAAGAACGGAAGCGCCACACCGTCTACCCCCCTCCAGAGCAGGTCTTCGCTTGGACCCAGCTGTGTGAGATCAGGGAT GTGAAAGTTGTCATCTTGGGGCAGGACCCATATCACGGACCCAATCAAGCTCATGGACTCTGCTTCAGCGTTCAGAGGCCTGTTCCACCCCCTCCGAG cttggaaaatatttataaagagctgTCCACAGACATAGAGGACTTTGTCCATCCTGGTCATGGAGATTTATCTGGATGGGCCCGCCAGG GCGTACTTCTCCTCAATGCTGTGCTCACTGTCCGAGCCCACCAGGCCAACTCCCACAAGGAGAGAGGGTGGGAGCAGTTCACCGATGCTGTGGTGTCTTGGCTGAATAAGAACTCCAGTGGCCTTGTCTTCATGCTCTGGGGGGCTTATGCGCAGAAGAAGGGCATCGCCATCGACAGG AAGCGCCACCATGTCCTCCAGACTGCCCACCCCTCCCCGCTCTCTGTCCACAGAGGGTTCATTGGATGCAGGCATTTCTCCAAGACCAATGAGTTGCTCAAGAAGTCTGGCAAGACACCAATTGATTGGAAAGCTCTTTGA
- the ALKBH2 gene encoding DNA oxidative demethylase ALKBH2 — translation MPADAVAAAATVTASAARPLHPRPLTHSLCHLAPRVVRMRRVASLHAHWSLEAGPRLRCGISDVIGREELQDSWRAGPPPCAAPGGRQGERERRWRSRTEGRGRTPGSGGLHPGGAGAGLRLLAARRDWPSLPTGRFRAGKPRQPRPAKGPPSRARLTSDRPLPPAPSAATHGPAAEAAAAAEAAAAAEAAAAAEGRPPRPAGQAGGGWREVRAPQLACDYTVLFGRDEADGLLRALERQVEYLEGDHSRVQVFGKWHKIPRKQATYGDPGLTYTFSGLTLSPKPWIPVLEHIRDRVTSVTGHTFNFVLVNRYKDGYDHIGEHRDDESELVPRSPIASVSFGACRDFVFRHRDSRGKVPSRRVEVVKLQLAHGSLLMMNYPTNVHWYHSLPIRKRILAPRINLTFRNILFSKR, via the exons ATGCCGGCGGACGCGGTGGCGGCGGCAGCAACAGTAACAGCGAGCGCGGCCCGGCCCCTCCACCCCCGACCCCTGACTCACTCGCTTTGCCACTTGGCGCCACGCGTCGTACGCATGCGCCGGGTTGCTTCC CTCCACGCTCATTGGTCGCTGGAAGCCGGGCCGCGCTTGCGCTGTGGCATCAGTGACGTCATTGGGCGGGAGGAGCTGCAGGACTCCTGGCGGGCCGGACCGCCGCCGTGCGCTGCCCCCGGAGGCCGGCAGGGGGAGCGCGAGCGCCGGTGGAGGAGCCGCACAGAGGGGCGGGGCCGGACGCCCGGAAGTGGGGGGCTGCATCCGGGAGGAGCGGGGGCGGGGCTCCGCCTCCTGGCGGCGCGCCGTGATTGGCCGAGTCTACCGACTGGGCGCTTCCGG GCGGGGAAACCGAGGCAGCCGCGGCCGGCGAAGGGCCCCCCGTCACGTGCCCGGCTGACCTCTGACCGGCCCCTCCCGCCTGCCCCGTCGGCCGCGACCCATGGACCG gcggcggaggcggcggcggcggcggaggcggcggcggcggcggaggcggcggcggcggcggaggggCGGCCCCCGCGCCCGGCGGGCCAGGCCGGCGGCGGCTGGCGCGAGGTGCGGGCCCCGCAGCTGGCCTGCGACTACACCGTGCTGTTCGGCAGGGACGAGGCGGACGGGCTCCTCCGGGCGCTGGAGAGACAAGTGGAGTACCTGGAGG GTGATCATTCCAGAGTCCAAGTGTTTGGCAAATGGCACAAGatcccaaggaagcaagccacgtACGGAGACCCTGGGTTAACCTACACCTTCTCGGGCCTTACCTTATCTCCAAAGCCTTGGATCCCAGTCCTGGAGCACATTCGAGACCGTGTGACCAGCGTGACTGGACATACCTTCAATTTTGTGCTTGTTAACAG ATATAAAGATGGCTATGATCACATCGGCGAGCACCGGGATGATGAGAGCGAGCTGGTTCCCCGAAGCCCCATCGCCTCTGTCTCCTTTGGAGCCTGCCGGGACTTTGTCTTTCGGCATCGAGATTCCCGAGGGAAAGTGCCCTCTCGGCGTGTGGAGGTGGTGAAGCTTCAGCTGGCCCATGGGAGTTTACTAATGATGAACTACCCGACCAATGTGCACTGGTATCACAGTCTCCCCATCAGAAAAAGGATTCTGGCTCCACGGATCAATCTGACATTTCGTAACATTCTGTTTTCTAAGAGATAA